The Thermoleophilum album genome includes a window with the following:
- a CDS encoding nucleotidyltransferase family protein — protein sequence MTFEQLLKEKREEILRIAAKHGARNVRVFGSVVRGEADESSDVDFLVELEPGRSLLDLGGLQMELEQLLDCRVDVVTERGLKRRIRERVLREAVSL from the coding sequence ATGACCTTTGAGCAGCTGCTGAAGGAGAAACGGGAGGAGATCCTACGGATCGCCGCTAAGCACGGCGCCCGCAACGTGCGCGTGTTCGGCTCTGTGGTCCGCGGGGAGGCAGACGAATCTAGCGATGTGGACTTTCTGGTTGAACTCGAGCCCGGACGGAGCCTGCTCGACCTGGGAGGCCTGCAAATGGAGCTAGAGCAACTGCTCGACTGTCGGGTGGATGTCGTCACCGAGAGGGGGCTTAAGCGGCGCATCCGCGAACGCGTGCTTCGGGAGGCCGTGTCACTATGA
- a CDS encoding ABC transporter permease: protein MTNAEAAAIATPPQRVAQPPRRRLHRLEPAAIAGVMSRDITNFRTFWKTTTFSSVLDPTIYLLAFGLGLGALVKRVDGMPYVEFVGTGMVATAVLFSATFSAMYGVFVKHRFQHTYDAILAAPVDVEELATAEILWLGIRAGIYGCAPLLVTMLFGLEPSAGMLLVPLVGALTGLGFAGLGVFVAATASKIDHFNYIQSGLVTPLFLVSGTFFPIDQLPRALQIASLANPLHHCVELVRDAVFGLQLVDLAHAAALLAFALVTWRLAVRRLERRLIV, encoded by the coding sequence GTGACGAACGCCGAGGCGGCAGCGATCGCAACGCCCCCGCAGCGCGTCGCGCAACCGCCGCGCCGACGCCTGCACCGGCTCGAGCCGGCCGCCATCGCGGGCGTGATGAGCCGCGACATCACGAACTTCCGGACCTTCTGGAAGACCACGACGTTCTCATCGGTGCTCGACCCGACGATCTACCTGCTCGCATTCGGACTCGGCCTGGGGGCGCTCGTCAAGCGCGTCGACGGGATGCCCTACGTGGAGTTCGTGGGCACGGGCATGGTCGCCACCGCCGTCCTCTTCTCCGCCACCTTCTCGGCGATGTACGGGGTGTTCGTCAAGCACCGCTTTCAGCACACCTACGACGCGATCTTGGCGGCTCCGGTGGATGTCGAGGAGCTTGCGACCGCCGAGATCCTGTGGCTCGGGATCCGCGCCGGGATATACGGGTGCGCACCGCTGCTGGTGACGATGCTGTTCGGACTGGAGCCGAGCGCGGGGATGCTGCTGGTGCCGTTGGTCGGCGCGCTCACCGGTCTCGGTTTCGCCGGTCTCGGCGTGTTCGTTGCCGCGACCGCCTCGAAGATCGATCACTTCAACTACATCCAGAGCGGGCTCGTGACCCCCCTGTTCCTGGTCTCGGGCACCTTCTTCCCGATCGACCAGCTGCCCCGCGCCTTGCAGATCGCCTCGCTCGCCAATCCGCTCCATCACTGCGTGGAGCTGGTGCGCGACGCCGTCTTTGGGCTGCAACTGGTCGACCTCGCGCACGCCGCGGCGTTACTCGCCTTCGCGCTGGTTACCTGGCGACTGGCGGTGCGCCGCCTCGAGCGGCGGTTGATCGTTTAG
- a CDS encoding restriction endonuclease subunit S codes for MAGEWRECRIGEIADVVGGSTPPTKDPSNFNGDIPWLTPKDLAGSHDRYISRGERNLSRKGLERCSAKLLPPGTVLVTSRAPIGYVAIAKNPIATNQGFRSLIPKPGIDSEFLYYWIKANVEELRRHASGSTFQELTGSAFAQLRIRVPPLPEQRAIAHILGTLDDKIELNRRMSETLEQMARAIFKAWFVDFEPVRAKMEGRWRRGQSLPGLPAHLYDLFPDRLVDSELGEIPEGWDAARMGDVLAELVSGGRPKGGAVEEGVPSVGAENVIGLGKYDFSKEKYISRTFFEELQRKGAAVRPGDVLLYKDGAQIGRKTYFDCGFPHAECAVNEHVFILRAEHPRYQRYLFFWLDQDWMTQEIISLNSNSAQPGINQQGVRSLPCLIPPDPVLDAFDRLLMPLTDRLFSACLESRTLAALRDTLLPKLISGELLVKDAERFLERVAS; via the coding sequence ATGGCGGGTGAGTGGCGGGAATGCCGGATCGGCGAAATAGCGGATGTTGTAGGTGGGAGCACTCCGCCGACTAAAGACCCATCCAACTTTAACGGCGATATTCCCTGGCTTACCCCGAAGGATCTGGCGGGATCCCACGACCGTTACATCTCGCGAGGCGAGCGTAATCTATCGCGTAAAGGACTTGAGAGGTGCTCAGCTAAATTGCTGCCTCCTGGCACAGTGCTTGTGACCAGCCGAGCTCCAATCGGATATGTTGCAATCGCGAAAAATCCCATTGCTACTAACCAGGGCTTCCGCAGTCTTATTCCTAAACCTGGGATTGATTCAGAGTTCCTTTATTACTGGATCAAAGCAAACGTTGAAGAGCTCCGACGCCATGCCAGCGGCTCGACGTTTCAAGAATTGACCGGCTCGGCTTTCGCTCAGCTCAGAATTCGTGTTCCGCCCCTCCCCGAGCAGCGCGCCATCGCCCACATCCTCGGCACGCTGGACGACAAGATCGAGCTGAACCGGCGAATGAGCGAAACGCTGGAGCAGATGGCGCGGGCCATCTTCAAAGCGTGGTTCGTGGACTTCGAGCCCGTGCGCGCCAAGATGGAGGGCCGCTGGCGCCGCGGCCAGTCCCTCCCCGGCCTCCCCGCCCACCTCTACGACCTCTTCCCCGACCGCCTGGTGGATTCCGAGCTAGGGGAGATTCCGGAGGGGTGGGACGCAGCCCGCATGGGTGATGTACTGGCCGAGCTTGTGTCCGGGGGCAGGCCTAAGGGTGGCGCGGTGGAGGAAGGAGTGCCAAGCGTCGGCGCCGAGAACGTTATCGGCCTGGGTAAGTACGACTTTTCTAAGGAAAAGTACATCTCCCGAACATTTTTCGAGGAGCTCCAGCGAAAGGGTGCGGCTGTGCGGCCGGGAGATGTGTTGTTATACAAGGACGGTGCGCAGATCGGCCGAAAGACCTATTTCGACTGCGGATTTCCCCACGCCGAGTGTGCCGTCAATGAGCATGTGTTCATCTTACGCGCTGAGCATCCGCGCTACCAGCGGTACCTCTTTTTCTGGCTCGATCAGGACTGGATGACGCAGGAAATCATAAGCCTGAACTCGAACTCGGCCCAGCCAGGCATAAACCAGCAGGGCGTGCGCAGCCTCCCCTGCTTGATACCACCCGATCCCGTGCTCGACGCGTTTGACCGTCTTTTGATGCCGCTTACGGACCGGCTGTTTTCCGCTTGTCTCGAGAGTCGTACTCTCGCCGCCCTGCGGGACACGCTGCTGCCCAAGCTCATCTCAGGCGAGCTGCTGGTGAAGGATGCCGAACGGTTCTTGGAAAGGGTTGCTTCATGA
- a CDS encoding RES domain-containing protein: protein MPDRSASGQSRAALRLWRVVPYDPRARRERPGHPLFVPRALQGAGRHDNPALYGCIYATLDPVAAVAEKLAPFRGTGVLDPRMLDRGGRRLALCELRLAAAAELIDLDDPGTLACEGLRPSLVATRRRTVTQRQAADLFSRYPQAAGLRWWSTLEASWICVTLFDRALPHLRAVAAEQLEPEQETTRAAAEALGLAAG, encoded by the coding sequence GTGCCGGATCGTTCAGCTAGCGGCCAGTCGCGCGCGGCGCTGCGGCTGTGGCGCGTCGTGCCTTACGACCCGCGGGCGCGCCGCGAGCGACCGGGCCACCCACTGTTCGTGCCACGCGCGCTGCAGGGCGCGGGGCGTCACGACAATCCCGCGCTGTACGGCTGCATCTACGCGACGCTCGACCCGGTCGCCGCGGTTGCCGAGAAGCTGGCGCCGTTCCGCGGAACCGGTGTGCTCGACCCCCGCATGCTCGACCGTGGCGGTCGGCGCCTGGCGTTGTGCGAACTGCGGCTCGCGGCCGCGGCCGAGCTGATCGACCTCGACGATCCCGGCACGCTGGCGTGTGAAGGCCTGCGGCCGTCGCTGGTCGCAACCCGGCGCCGCACGGTCACTCAGCGGCAGGCGGCAGACCTCTTTTCCCGCTATCCGCAGGCCGCTGGCTTGCGCTGGTGGTCGACGCTCGAGGCAAGTTGGATCTGCGTGACGCTCTTCGATCGCGCCCTCCCCCACCTCCGCGCGGTCGCCGCGGAGCAGCTCGAACCCGAGCAGGAGACGACGCGCGCGGCCGCGGAGGCGCTGGGGCTGGCGGCGGGGTAG
- a CDS encoding antitoxin Xre/MbcA/ParS toxin-binding domain-containing protein, giving the protein MPVATHEKVRALATDLRSQRRLAELLGVSPAQVSRWLRGQGIDEQNAARIELLELVMSQLLRIYPRELAQRWLEGVNPHLGDRRPVDLIRQGRAVEVLDAIAAERAGSFS; this is encoded by the coding sequence GTGCCGGTCGCAACGCACGAGAAGGTTCGGGCCCTGGCCACCGATCTGCGTTCCCAGCGGCGGTTGGCGGAGCTGCTCGGTGTCAGTCCCGCGCAGGTGAGTCGTTGGCTGCGCGGACAGGGCATCGACGAGCAGAACGCGGCGCGCATCGAGCTGCTGGAGTTGGTGATGAGCCAGCTTTTGCGGATCTATCCGCGGGAGCTCGCCCAGCGCTGGCTCGAGGGCGTGAACCCGCACCTTGGGGATCGGCGGCCGGTCGATCTGATCCGTCAGGGTCGCGCCGTCGAAGTGCTCGACGCGATCGCCGCCGAGCGTGCCGGATCGTTCAGCTAG
- a CDS encoding N-6 DNA methylase, with protein MVKRKNTPRNSGATAANLGFEAQLWAAANALRGSMDAAEYKHVVLGLIFLKYVSDAFEAHRAKLEAERDQGADPEDPDEYQAENIFWVPPEARWSHLQKSARQPTIGRLVDDAMAAVERDNPSLKGVLPKDYARPALDKQRLGQLIDLVSNIHLSGGDNHARDILGRVYEYFLGQFASAEGKKGGEFYTPRCIVKLLVEMLEPYRGRVYDPCCGSAGMFVQSVEFIEAHATGNGNGGRARSEISIYGQELNYTTWRLAKMNLAIRGIDGKIEQGDSFTNDRFPDLKADYILANPPFNMKRWGGEQLREDRRWKFGVPPAGNANFAWVQHMIHHLAPAGVAGFVLANGSMSSNQSGEGEIRKNIIEADLVDCMVALPGQLFYSTQIPACLWFLARDKKNGRFRDRRGEILFIDARKMGQMVDRTHRELTDEEIQKIARTYHAWRGEKDAGEYQDVPGFCKSATLEEIRKHGYVLTPGRYVGAPPQEEDDEPFEEKMQRLVAQLREQQAEAARLDAAIAKNLKELGYDL; from the coding sequence ATTGTGAAGCGAAAGAACACACCACGCAACTCGGGGGCGACCGCCGCCAACCTCGGCTTCGAAGCCCAGCTGTGGGCGGCCGCCAACGCCCTGCGCGGCTCCATGGACGCCGCCGAGTACAAGCACGTGGTGCTCGGGCTCATCTTCCTCAAGTACGTCTCCGACGCCTTCGAGGCCCACCGTGCCAAGCTCGAAGCCGAACGGGACCAGGGCGCTGACCCGGAGGACCCAGACGAGTACCAGGCCGAGAACATCTTCTGGGTGCCGCCCGAGGCCCGCTGGTCCCACCTGCAGAAGAGCGCCCGCCAGCCCACCATCGGCCGCCTCGTAGACGACGCCATGGCGGCCGTGGAGCGGGACAACCCCTCCCTCAAGGGGGTGCTTCCTAAAGACTACGCCCGCCCCGCGCTCGACAAGCAGCGCCTGGGACAGCTCATCGACCTCGTCTCCAACATCCACCTCAGCGGGGGCGACAACCACGCCCGCGACATCCTAGGGCGAGTCTACGAGTACTTCCTCGGCCAGTTCGCGAGCGCCGAAGGCAAAAAGGGCGGCGAGTTCTACACGCCCCGCTGCATCGTCAAGCTCCTGGTGGAGATGCTCGAGCCCTACCGGGGCCGCGTCTACGACCCCTGCTGCGGCTCGGCTGGGATGTTCGTGCAGTCGGTGGAGTTCATCGAGGCCCACGCGACGGGCAACGGCAACGGTGGCCGCGCGCGGAGCGAAATCAGCATCTACGGCCAGGAGCTGAACTACACGACCTGGCGGCTCGCCAAGATGAACCTCGCCATCCGCGGGATCGACGGGAAGATCGAGCAGGGCGACTCGTTCACGAATGACCGCTTCCCCGACCTCAAGGCCGACTACATCCTGGCCAATCCTCCGTTCAACATGAAGCGCTGGGGCGGGGAGCAGCTGCGGGAGGACCGCCGCTGGAAGTTCGGCGTGCCGCCCGCCGGCAACGCCAACTTCGCCTGGGTGCAGCACATGATCCACCACCTGGCGCCCGCGGGAGTGGCCGGCTTCGTGCTCGCCAACGGGTCGATGTCCTCCAACCAGTCCGGCGAGGGCGAGATCCGCAAGAACATCATCGAAGCGGACCTCGTGGACTGCATGGTGGCCCTGCCGGGCCAGCTCTTCTACTCCACCCAGATCCCGGCGTGCCTCTGGTTCCTCGCGCGGGACAAGAAGAACGGGCGCTTCCGCGACCGCCGCGGCGAGATCCTCTTCATCGACGCCCGCAAGATGGGGCAGATGGTGGACCGAACCCACCGCGAGCTCACCGACGAGGAGATCCAAAAGATCGCCCGTACCTACCACGCCTGGCGCGGGGAGAAGGATGCGGGCGAATACCAAGACGTCCCCGGCTTCTGCAAGAGCGCGACGCTTGAGGAGATCCGCAAGCACGGCTACGTGCTCACGCCGGGCCGCTACGTAGGCGCGCCGCCGCAAGAAGAGGACGACGAGCCCTTCGAAGAGAAGATGCAGCGGCTGGTGGCTCAGCTTCGCGAACAGCAGGCCGAGGCGGCGCGGCTGGATGCAGCCATTGCCAAGAACCTGAAGGAGCTGGGCTATGACCTTTGA
- a CDS encoding DUF3800 domain-containing protein, whose product MHVLFLDESGKPDEKVFALGGVAIRADDWRLTRDRLTAALSEQGWPADRELKWHGCRTGTVPPTVADAVYATLASCPITCFVCLLRPLAGRQSHPELFASGEDTYATALTFLAERFQRFLADQESYGLIVLDSRRSELDERMRRFFERLREQGTPYLSFERLIDCLMLAPSHLSTGLQIADLVVGATLGARRRQGDASRWFKQLEPRFARHPARGTIEGVGIKVFPEPASGTRLEAPGRLFDASDRRRPGEIYTSRKGPGGTSASADPRASSS is encoded by the coding sequence ATGCACGTCCTGTTTCTCGACGAGTCCGGAAAGCCCGACGAGAAGGTCTTCGCGTTGGGCGGCGTCGCGATCCGCGCCGATGACTGGCGGTTGACGCGTGACCGCCTGACGGCAGCGCTCAGCGAGCAGGGGTGGCCAGCGGACCGCGAACTCAAGTGGCACGGCTGCCGGACGGGGACGGTGCCGCCAACGGTCGCCGACGCCGTCTACGCCACTTTGGCGAGCTGCCCGATCACCTGCTTCGTGTGTTTGCTGCGCCCGCTGGCGGGGCGACAGTCGCACCCAGAACTGTTCGCGAGCGGCGAAGACACCTACGCCACCGCCTTGACCTTCCTCGCTGAGCGCTTCCAGCGGTTTCTCGCCGACCAGGAGAGTTACGGCCTGATCGTGCTGGATTCGCGGCGCAGCGAGCTCGACGAGCGGATGCGCCGCTTCTTCGAGCGGCTGCGCGAGCAGGGCACGCCGTATCTCTCGTTTGAGCGTCTGATCGACTGCTTGATGCTCGCCCCCTCGCACCTTTCGACGGGTCTCCAAATCGCCGATCTGGTGGTGGGCGCGACACTCGGCGCGCGCCGCCGCCAGGGTGACGCGAGCCGCTGGTTCAAGCAGCTCGAGCCGCGGTTTGCGCGGCATCCTGCGCGCGGAACGATCGAGGGCGTCGGCATCAAGGTCTTCCCCGAGCCGGCCAGCGGCACGCGCCTGGAGGCCCCGGGCCGACTCTTCGACGCTAGCGATCGGCGTCGTCCGGGCGAGATTTACACTTCCCGAAAGGGTCCGGGTGGCACCAGCGCCAGTGCCGATCCCCGAGCCTCGAGCAGCTAG
- a CDS encoding cobyric acid synthase yields the protein MLGTTSDAGKTTVVAGLCRWLARQGLRVAPFKAQNMALNSTVAVDGGEIARAQAMQAAACGVEPETAMNPILLKPSGPRHSQVVVMGEPLADVDARSYHQLKPQLMPIVLEALADLRSRFDVVICEGAGSPAEVNLREHDIANMGLARAADLPAILVADIDRGGVFAQIIGTLEVLEPADREHIKGFVINKFRGDPEVLRPGLEWLEERTGRPVLGVLPFIEGLWIDAEDSLALPGADAVAGAAPAPSAVPARDPGSTAAPAADWAALPTLDIAVVRLRWISNFTDFDPLRFEPGVRIYYTRSPADVERADLVILPGTKATVEDLELLRRDGLADALVRRARAGRPILGICGGYQMLGERIVDDVESRRGTVPGLGLLPVETVFARDKIVRRRRGHSPLFGGAPAEGYEIRHGRPRWIGQEAAGRHAWAASHLPGAADAASNGGTAPCPVFVSDDGEPDGCALGAVVGTSWHGVLEGDEVRGALLARVGARHEFPAHHERRSSPPFRARRSRQLDLLAEAAAEAIDASALESLIAERSGARH from the coding sequence GTGCTGGGCACTACTTCCGATGCCGGCAAGACGACGGTGGTCGCGGGGCTGTGCCGCTGGCTTGCGCGCCAGGGGCTGCGGGTGGCGCCGTTCAAGGCGCAGAACATGGCGTTGAACTCCACCGTCGCCGTCGACGGCGGCGAGATCGCGCGCGCCCAGGCGATGCAGGCGGCGGCCTGCGGGGTGGAGCCGGAGACGGCGATGAACCCGATCCTGCTGAAGCCGTCGGGCCCGCGCCACAGCCAGGTGGTGGTGATGGGCGAGCCGCTCGCCGATGTCGATGCGCGTAGCTACCACCAGCTCAAGCCGCAGCTGATGCCGATCGTGCTCGAGGCGCTCGCCGATCTGCGCTCCCGCTTCGACGTGGTGATCTGCGAGGGCGCGGGCAGCCCGGCGGAGGTGAACCTGCGCGAGCACGACATCGCGAACATGGGGCTTGCGCGCGCCGCCGACCTGCCGGCGATTTTGGTGGCCGACATCGACCGCGGCGGCGTTTTCGCGCAGATCATCGGGACGCTCGAGGTGCTTGAGCCAGCCGACCGCGAGCACATCAAGGGCTTTGTGATCAACAAGTTCCGCGGCGACCCGGAGGTTTTGCGCCCGGGCCTCGAGTGGCTCGAGGAGCGTACGGGCCGACCGGTGCTGGGGGTGCTCCCCTTCATCGAGGGGCTTTGGATCGACGCCGAGGACTCTTTGGCGCTGCCGGGGGCGGACGCGGTGGCGGGCGCAGCGCCGGCGCCGAGCGCGGTTCCGGCGCGCGACCCAGGCTCGACCGCGGCGCCCGCGGCCGACTGGGCGGCGCTGCCCACGCTCGATATCGCGGTCGTGCGGCTGCGCTGGATCAGCAACTTCACCGATTTCGACCCGCTGCGCTTCGAGCCGGGGGTGCGCATCTACTACACGCGCTCGCCGGCCGATGTCGAGCGCGCCGACCTGGTGATCCTGCCGGGCACGAAGGCAACCGTCGAGGACCTCGAGCTACTCCGCCGCGACGGCCTGGCCGACGCGCTGGTGCGCCGCGCCCGCGCCGGCCGCCCGATCCTCGGGATCTGCGGCGGCTACCAGATGCTCGGCGAGCGGATCGTCGACGACGTCGAGTCGCGCCGCGGCACGGTGCCCGGGCTCGGTCTTTTGCCGGTCGAGACGGTGTTCGCGCGCGACAAGATCGTCCGCCGCCGCCGCGGCCACTCGCCCCTCTTCGGCGGCGCCCCCGCCGAGGGCTACGAGATCAGGCATGGGAGGCCGCGGTGGATTGGGCAAGAAGCGGCGGGGCGGCACGCTTGGGCCGCGTCGCACCTGCCGGGCGCTGCCGACGCCGCCAGCAACGGAGGCACAGCGCCTTGTCCGGTGTTCGTAAGCGACGACGGCGAGCCCGACGGCTGCGCGCTCGGGGCGGTAGTCGGCACGTCGTGGCACGGGGTGTTGGAGGGGGATGAGGTGAGGGGGGCGCTGCTGGCTCGGGTTGGCGCACGCCACGAGTTCCCTGCTCACCACGAGCGCCGCTCCTCCCCACCCTTCCGGGCCCGCCGGAGCAGGCAGCTCGACCTGCTCGCCGAGGCAGCTGCCGAGGCGATAGACGCGAGCGCGCTTGAGTCGCTGATTGCGGAGCGCTCTGGCGCGCGGCACTGA
- a CDS encoding CobD/CbiB family cobalamin biosynthesis protein, with amino-acid sequence MKGRLVLARPRSLAALCRGRRSDRWRRRERRRKRERGRSRDRGRTAGAAAARWQRHASRFATRLAQLALGLAFDELLGDPRRYHPVAGFGSLAAAVEGVLRWRGLGARRPATRATRARVAGAAGASLLAGAVAGAALVGGAAGAAALVERAGSWATRRLGRGRPLGRVLAGAAVVWVCVGRRSLLREVEAVAQATARGDVEAARARLPALCGRDPQALDAPALRRAVVESLAENLNDALLSTLVWGLLAGPAGAAAHRAANTLDAMWGYRDERYRHFGRFAARLDDLLGWPGARLGVLLTALRAPLVGGSARGVLAAVRRFGHLHPSPNAGPMEAAFAGALGVRLGGPVRYGGRLERRPWLGEGRDPSDQTVRDALRLAGA; translated from the coding sequence TTGAAGGGCCGCCTGGTGCTGGCACGCCCGCGGTCACTGGCGGCGCTTTGTCGCGGGCGGAGGAGCGACCGCTGGCGCAGGCGTGAGCGCCGGCGCAAGCGTGAGCGCGGGCGCAGTCGCGACCGCGGGCGCACCGCTGGCGCGGCGGCCGCCCGATGGCAGAGGCACGCCAGTCGCTTCGCTACCCGCCTCGCCCAGCTTGCGCTTGGGCTCGCGTTCGACGAGCTGCTGGGTGATCCCCGCCGCTACCACCCGGTGGCCGGCTTCGGGAGTTTGGCGGCGGCGGTAGAGGGCGTTTTGCGTTGGCGTGGTTTGGGCGCGCGCAGGCCAGCGACGCGCGCGACCAGAGCGCGGGTCGCCGGCGCAGCGGGCGCTTCCCTGCTGGCCGGAGCCGTGGCGGGAGCGGCGCTGGTCGGCGGGGCGGCGGGCGCTGCTGCGCTAGTGGAGCGGGCGGGCAGCTGGGCGACGCGGCGCCTCGGTCGCGGGCGACCACTGGGGCGGGTGCTGGCGGGCGCGGCGGTGGTGTGGGTGTGTGTGGGTCGGCGTTCGCTTCTGCGGGAGGTGGAGGCGGTCGCGCAAGCGACTGCGCGCGGCGATGTGGAGGCCGCGCGGGCCCGCCTGCCGGCGCTCTGTGGGCGCGACCCGCAGGCCCTCGATGCGCCGGCGCTGCGGCGCGCGGTGGTGGAGTCGCTCGCGGAGAATCTCAACGACGCGCTGCTTTCGACGCTGGTTTGGGGGTTGTTGGCGGGGCCCGCCGGCGCGGCGGCGCACCGGGCGGCGAACACGTTGGATGCGATGTGGGGCTACCGCGACGAGCGCTACCGCCACTTCGGCCGTTTCGCGGCGCGCCTCGACGACCTCTTGGGGTGGCCGGGAGCGCGGCTGGGGGTGCTTTTGACGGCGCTGCGAGCACCGCTCGTCGGCGGCTCCGCGCGCGGCGTGCTCGCGGCGGTGCGTCGTTTCGGGCATCTCCACCCGAGCCCCAACGCCGGCCCGATGGAGGCGGCTTTTGCGGGGGCGCTGGGGGTGCGGCTGGGCGGCCCGGTGCGTTACGGAGGACGCCTGGAGCGCCGGCCGTGGTTGGGCGAGGGGCGTGATCCGAGCGACCAGACGGTGCGCGACGCGCTGCGCCTCGCCGGTGCGTGA
- a CDS encoding ABC transporter ATP-binding protein: MRGVVKRFGPITAVAGLDLEVPEGTCVGLLGPNGAGKSTTMKMLTAQALPDAGEIEVLGYRVPAESKQARMECGVVPQLDNLDVELTARQNLMVFARLYRVPRAQRRAAVQWALEIANLTERAEELVDRLSGGMRRRLLIARALVHRPRLLLLDEPTVGLDPQVRQELWALIDRLRREGTSILMTTHYIEEAERLADTVAIMAAGRIVAEGPPAELVRRHAGRETHEVYGPPARLDELRAAAEARGLRVRRTGTALAILGAERADGWLPDGVRRAASLEDVFVILTGEEVE, encoded by the coding sequence ATGCGGGGCGTAGTCAAGCGTTTCGGCCCGATCACGGCGGTCGCCGGACTCGACCTCGAGGTGCCGGAGGGCACCTGCGTCGGTCTGCTCGGCCCGAACGGCGCCGGCAAGTCGACGACGATGAAGATGCTGACGGCGCAGGCGCTACCCGACGCGGGCGAGATCGAGGTACTCGGCTACCGCGTGCCGGCCGAGTCCAAGCAGGCGCGCATGGAGTGCGGGGTTGTGCCACAGCTCGACAACCTCGACGTCGAGCTCACCGCCCGGCAGAACTTGATGGTCTTCGCGCGCCTGTACCGGGTGCCCCGCGCGCAGCGCCGAGCGGCCGTGCAGTGGGCGCTCGAGATCGCGAACCTCACCGAGCGCGCCGAGGAGTTGGTCGATCGCCTCTCCGGTGGCATGCGCCGGCGGCTGTTGATCGCGCGAGCGCTGGTACACCGGCCACGTCTGTTGCTGCTCGACGAGCCGACCGTCGGACTCGATCCGCAGGTGCGCCAAGAGCTGTGGGCGCTGATCGATCGCCTGCGCCGCGAGGGCACTTCGATCCTGATGACCACCCACTACATCGAGGAGGCCGAGCGCCTCGCCGACACCGTGGCGATCATGGCGGCGGGGCGCATCGTCGCGGAGGGACCGCCTGCCGAGCTGGTGCGCCGCCACGCCGGGCGTGAGACACACGAGGTCTACGGCCCGCCGGCCCGTCTCGACGAGCTGCGGGCCGCGGCCGAGGCGCGGGGTTTGCGGGTGCGCCGCACCGGCACCGCGCTCGCGATCCTCGGTGCTGAGCGCGCCGACGGGTGGCTGCCCGACGGCGTGCGGCGGGCGGCTTCGCTCGAGGACGTGTTCGTGATCCTGACCGGCGAGGAGGTCGAGTGA